One Gimesia aquarii DNA segment encodes these proteins:
- a CDS encoding glycosyltransferase family 4 protein, with amino-acid sequence MSEQPQNKLHVAIITSGGAGMFCGACMHDNTWTKSMINQGAEATLIPTYTPIRVDEQNMSSSQVFLGGINVYLNYRSRFWQRLPQIFKHWLNTPWIINLATRFGVSNDAHELGALTVTLLEGEQGPELMEIEELARFVGEELKPDVVCLSNALLSGTIKKIKEYFSGPLFCILQGDDVFLEELGEPYRSRSLELIRHNIQQIDGMLVHSDYYRDFISEYFSLPVDQIHKVLLGINLEGHDGKPGENGNEPFTIGFFARLCKEKGLHNVVRAFEIFHQSHPESQLHVGGFLGKESEDYFHETTKTLQTFGDSYKYWGSPDSLEEKIAFYKRLSVLSVPTDYHEPKGLFILEAMANGVPVVQPAHGAFPELIEKTEGGMLVPPGDPEALAAAWEKLYEDKAYYKQLAQQGYERVRQFYSSELMAEESLEFFQKAVETSRLRQNEPQLTSDT; translated from the coding sequence ATGTCAGAACAGCCTCAAAACAAGTTGCATGTTGCCATCATCACCTCAGGGGGCGCGGGGATGTTTTGTGGCGCTTGCATGCATGACAATACCTGGACCAAATCGATGATCAATCAGGGGGCCGAAGCCACTCTGATTCCCACCTACACTCCGATTCGCGTCGACGAACAGAATATGAGTAGCTCGCAGGTATTTCTGGGCGGAATTAATGTCTATCTCAACTATCGTTCTCGATTCTGGCAGCGTTTACCACAAATTTTCAAGCATTGGTTGAATACGCCCTGGATCATTAATCTCGCGACACGATTTGGTGTCAGCAATGATGCCCATGAACTGGGGGCTCTGACGGTGACCTTACTCGAAGGAGAACAGGGTCCAGAGCTGATGGAAATCGAAGAATTAGCTCGGTTTGTGGGAGAAGAACTGAAACCGGATGTCGTTTGTCTGAGTAACGCGCTGTTGTCTGGTACGATTAAAAAAATCAAAGAGTATTTTTCTGGTCCCCTGTTTTGTATTTTGCAGGGAGATGATGTTTTTTTAGAAGAACTTGGGGAACCATATCGATCACGCTCACTGGAATTAATTCGCCATAACATACAACAAATTGATGGCATGTTGGTACACAGTGATTATTACCGGGATTTCATCTCTGAGTATTTCAGTTTGCCCGTTGATCAGATTCACAAAGTGCTGTTGGGAATTAATTTGGAAGGTCATGACGGCAAACCAGGTGAAAATGGGAATGAGCCCTTCACGATTGGTTTTTTTGCCAGGCTTTGCAAAGAAAAAGGTCTGCACAATGTCGTGCGTGCGTTCGAGATCTTCCATCAGTCTCATCCGGAGAGCCAATTGCATGTGGGAGGGTTTTTAGGAAAAGAAAGCGAAGACTATTTTCACGAAACGACCAAGACTCTTCAGACGTTCGGCGATTCCTACAAATACTGGGGAAGCCCTGATTCACTTGAAGAAAAAATCGCTTTTTATAAACGCTTGTCGGTGCTCTCTGTACCGACGGATTACCATGAGCCTAAAGGGTTGTTTATATTGGAGGCAATGGCCAATGGTGTGCCTGTCGTACAACCGGCGCATGGGGCGTTTCCGGAGCTCATCGAAAAGACAGAGGGGGGAATGCTGGTTCCCCCTGGAGATCCCGAAGCGTTGGCAGCGGCCTGGGAAAAACTTTATGAAGACAAAGCCTATTATAAGCAACTGGCACAACAGGGTTATGAACGTGTGCGTCAGTTCTATAGCAGTGAATTGATGGCTGAGGAAAGTTTAGAATTCTTTCAAAAGGCCGTTGAGACCTCACGTTTGAGGCAGAATGAGCCTCAATTGACATCCGATACTTGA
- a CDS encoding oxidoreductase family protein — protein MKIPSKMEEVTPAWFTQVLAQEGHIINSKVVRIKTRPLGSGIGFLSTITHVSLEYDHPEPTGPTSLVVKLQLSSGALRELSEDVHAFEREIRFYRDVPPLAPIRLPRCYFAAIGSPSSVLVMEDLTFATPCDQVKGLHAAEVIQIARLIGRLQGKFWNNDTLASLTWMPTTNRQFWVNFDSLWDRFLQDFDGSIESSALQVGERLRGQSEWLENETDRRPRTLVHSDLKADNILLGPSGTPESILILDWQLAIRSMGAFDVARLMGGSELPDERHDHQLDVLRAWYEEVRQSDVDYGWEEAVNDLRLGGLQMVCWAIQFYASVADLEGRPRELVTRVCERAFDSAMEMDAVSILPQQR, from the coding sequence ATGAAAATACCGTCAAAAATGGAGGAAGTCACGCCCGCTTGGTTCACTCAGGTGCTTGCCCAGGAAGGACACATTATCAACTCCAAGGTTGTGAGAATAAAGACTCGACCGCTTGGATCAGGTATCGGATTCCTAAGCACAATCACTCATGTATCACTTGAGTACGATCATCCGGAACCGACTGGACCGACGTCCCTGGTCGTTAAGCTCCAACTCAGTTCTGGAGCATTACGCGAGCTCAGTGAGGATGTGCACGCTTTTGAGCGAGAGATTCGGTTTTATCGAGATGTCCCGCCCTTGGCTCCTATCCGCTTGCCGCGCTGTTACTTTGCGGCGATCGGGTCGCCCTCTAGCGTTCTCGTTATGGAAGATCTAACGTTCGCTACTCCGTGCGATCAGGTGAAAGGACTTCATGCCGCTGAAGTGATCCAGATTGCCCGTCTCATCGGTCGTCTACAGGGTAAGTTCTGGAATAACGACACCCTCGCGAGCCTAACTTGGATGCCAACGACAAACCGTCAATTCTGGGTTAATTTTGACTCTCTTTGGGATCGGTTTCTCCAAGACTTCGACGGTTCTATTGAGTCGTCTGCCCTGCAAGTCGGTGAACGTCTTCGGGGCCAGAGCGAATGGTTGGAAAATGAAACTGATCGACGGCCGCGAACCTTAGTTCACTCGGACCTTAAAGCAGACAACATCTTGCTTGGGCCGTCAGGAACACCTGAGTCGATCCTGATTCTGGACTGGCAACTGGCAATTCGCAGCATGGGCGCTTTCGACGTGGCCCGCCTGATGGGCGGTAGCGAACTTCCCGACGAGCGCCACGACCACCAATTGGACGTGCTCCGTGCCTGGTACGAAGAAGTTCGACAGAGTGATGTTGACTATGGATGGGAAGAAGCCGTCAATGATTTGCGATTAGGTGGTTTGCAAATGGTATGTTGGGCTATCCAGTTCTATGCAAGCGTCGCCGACTTGGAGGGTCGTCCCAGGGAGTTGGTCACACGGGTGTGCGAGCGGGCCTTCGATTCAGCTATGGAAATGGACGCCGTCAGCATTCTTCCACAGCAGAGGTAA
- a CDS encoding aldo/keto reductase → MHKRKLGNSNLEVSALGLGCMGLSFGYGEPVEDQAGIALIRTAVDLGINFFDTAEVYGAYTNEELVGKALAPVRDQVVIATKFGFAIDEQGQQTGLDSRPEHIKEVVEASLKRLQTDYIDLFYQHRVDPNVPIEDVAGTVKELIQAGKVKHFGLSEAGVEVIRRAHTVQPVAALQSEYSLWWREPEDVIFPTLEELGIGFVPFSPLGKGFLAGKIDESTTFDSSDFRNKVPRFSSENRKANLALIALLDRIAKRNNATTAQIALAWILAQQPWIVPIPGTTKVHRLEENNGATEIKLSGSDLAEIETAAAQIIVKGDRYPEAAMKMINR, encoded by the coding sequence ATGCATAAGCGAAAACTTGGAAACAGTAACCTGGAAGTATCCGCTCTGGGGCTTGGTTGCATGGGCCTGAGCTTCGGATATGGTGAGCCCGTTGAGGATCAAGCAGGAATCGCTTTGATCAGAACGGCCGTCGATCTGGGCATTAATTTTTTTGATACGGCCGAGGTCTATGGAGCTTACACGAACGAAGAACTGGTTGGTAAAGCGTTGGCTCCTGTCCGTGACCAGGTGGTCATTGCCACCAAGTTTGGATTCGCAATTGATGAGCAAGGCCAACAGACGGGCCTCGACAGCCGACCAGAACATATTAAGGAAGTCGTGGAAGCGTCGTTGAAGAGGCTGCAGACCGACTATATCGATCTGTTCTATCAGCATCGTGTTGACCCCAATGTGCCAATCGAAGATGTGGCAGGAACGGTCAAAGAACTGATTCAGGCAGGCAAAGTAAAGCACTTCGGCTTATCTGAAGCGGGCGTAGAGGTCATCCGCCGCGCCCATACAGTGCAACCAGTCGCCGCGCTGCAGAGTGAATATTCACTCTGGTGGAGAGAACCGGAAGACGTGATCTTCCCGACACTCGAAGAACTCGGAATTGGCTTTGTTCCCTTCAGCCCCCTGGGGAAGGGTTTTTTGGCCGGTAAGATTGACGAATCAACTACGTTTGACAGTAGTGACTTTCGCAATAAAGTCCCGCGCTTCTCTTCGGAAAACCGGAAAGCAAATCTGGCACTGATTGCGCTTCTTGATCGGATCGCGAAGCGTAACAACGCCACGACGGCTCAAATCGCATTGGCCTGGATCCTGGCCCAACAGCCTTGGATTGTCCCCATCCCAGGAACGACAAAAGTTCATCGACTCGAGGAAAACAACGGAGCAACTGAGATCAAACTCTCCGGATCCGATCTCGCTGAAATCGAGACTGCTGCCGCTCAGATCATAGTGAAAGGGGATCGATATCCTGAAGCCGCAATGAAAATGATTAATCGCTGA
- a CDS encoding aldo/keto reductase — MSSSRHQLTDLSGTFELKNGVRMPYLGLGVFQCDNVVEAVTLALETGYRLVDTASIYENEAEVGEAVRASRVPREEIFVTSKIWNTDQGYNSTLDAFEASLKRTRLDYLDLCLIHWPVEGKYKETWRALETLYREKRVRAIGVSNFLKHHLEDLMADATVIPMVNQVEFHPYLVQQELVDFCFSNVIQYQACSPMMRGNVFKLDAMNALAEKYSKTIAQIVLRWDLQKGVATIPKSSKKERIITNADIFDFELHPDDVAFIDSMDCGKRFGPDPDNFDF; from the coding sequence ATGTCATCGTCTCGCCATCAGCTTACCGATTTGAGTGGGACCTTTGAACTGAAGAATGGCGTACGGATGCCCTATCTTGGGCTGGGCGTTTTTCAGTGCGACAACGTCGTTGAAGCGGTGACTTTGGCTCTTGAGACAGGCTATCGATTGGTTGATACCGCCTCGATTTATGAGAATGAGGCGGAAGTCGGCGAGGCAGTGCGGGCGAGCCGGGTGCCGAGAGAGGAGATATTCGTCACGAGCAAGATTTGGAACACGGACCAGGGATACAACTCGACTCTGGACGCGTTTGAGGCCAGTCTGAAGCGTACGCGCCTGGATTATTTGGACCTATGTCTGATCCATTGGCCGGTCGAAGGTAAGTACAAGGAGACGTGGCGCGCACTTGAGACGCTTTACCGGGAAAAGAGAGTGCGAGCAATCGGCGTCAGCAATTTTTTGAAACATCACCTTGAAGATCTCATGGCCGACGCAACCGTAATTCCGATGGTGAATCAAGTGGAGTTTCACCCTTACCTTGTACAACAAGAACTGGTCGATTTTTGTTTTTCCAATGTGATCCAATATCAGGCATGTTCGCCAATGATGCGGGGCAATGTTTTCAAGCTCGACGCCATGAATGCGTTGGCGGAAAAGTACTCTAAGACGATCGCACAGATCGTCTTGCGATGGGATCTGCAAAAGGGCGTGGCAACGATTCCTAAGTCGTCGAAAAAGGAGAGGATCATCACTAATGCTGACATCTTCGATTTTGAGCTACATCCGGACGATGTGGCCTTCATCGACAGCATGGACTGTGGCAAACGGTTCGGTCCAGATCCAGACAATTTCGACTTCTAG
- a CDS encoding sulfatase, with the protein MTMHRIIYVICILAIFITTFINVDAYADDRPNVVWIIADDLSPDLGCYGYKGVSTPNLDRLAQQGVRYTSAFSTAPVCSSSRSAFITGAYQTTTGTHQHRTLNKKALPLPVEPITELLRRAGYFVCNSNSTMKRAGKRDYNFKFAGKMYDAADWSKRKQGQPFFAQVQIHEPHRDFVRAKDPDRAAKVQIPSYYPEHPVIRVDWANYLETIEVLDHKVGNVLKRLEEEDLMDNTVVFFFGDHGRPHYRDKQWLYDGGIRVPLIIRRPQKISAGEVCDELVSLIDVSAATLGLANIAIPAWMHGRDMLAENFRGREMVFAARDRCGSTLDRVRCVRTKHFKYIRNYHPDRPYSQHSGYKTLQYPGVTVARVLHLHNELTGAPAIFWTEKRPAEELYHLTTDSEELSNLAHDSAYTQTLQKMSSELDQWVQRTDDKGRISERDESAAVNSSNRWYQGRMKKRGFTSEADPEIYIKWWKNELGIE; encoded by the coding sequence ATGACTATGCACCGAATTATTTATGTGATCTGTATTCTGGCAATATTTATTACCACGTTCATCAATGTTGATGCTTACGCGGATGATCGTCCTAATGTTGTATGGATCATTGCAGATGATCTTAGCCCCGACCTCGGATGCTACGGCTATAAAGGAGTCAGCACTCCGAATCTCGACCGGCTTGCCCAACAGGGAGTCCGTTATACGAGTGCATTTTCAACAGCACCTGTTTGCTCATCATCGCGTTCGGCATTCATTACCGGTGCTTACCAGACAACCACGGGAACTCATCAACATCGAACTTTAAACAAAAAGGCATTGCCCCTACCAGTTGAGCCAATCACGGAGTTATTGCGTCGCGCGGGTTATTTTGTGTGCAACAGCAACTCGACGATGAAGCGGGCGGGAAAACGCGATTATAATTTCAAATTCGCTGGCAAGATGTACGATGCCGCTGATTGGTCCAAACGAAAGCAGGGACAACCCTTTTTTGCCCAAGTACAGATTCACGAACCGCATCGCGACTTCGTGCGGGCGAAAGACCCAGACCGCGCCGCGAAAGTTCAAATTCCATCTTATTATCCCGAGCATCCCGTAATTCGTGTTGATTGGGCGAATTATCTGGAGACGATTGAGGTTCTCGATCACAAAGTAGGAAATGTGCTAAAGCGGCTCGAAGAGGAAGATCTGATGGATAACACGGTCGTTTTCTTTTTTGGTGACCATGGTCGACCACACTATCGCGATAAACAGTGGCTTTATGATGGTGGCATTCGGGTGCCACTCATCATTCGACGGCCTCAAAAAATTTCGGCTGGCGAGGTTTGTGATGAACTGGTCAGCCTGATCGATGTCAGCGCGGCGACTCTTGGCCTGGCGAATATAGCAATTCCAGCGTGGATGCATGGTCGAGACATGCTTGCGGAGAACTTTAGAGGAAGAGAAATGGTCTTTGCCGCACGTGATCGCTGTGGTAGTACACTGGATCGTGTTCGCTGTGTTCGGACGAAACATTTCAAGTATATTCGGAACTATCATCCTGATCGTCCCTACTCACAACACAGTGGATACAAAACGCTTCAGTATCCGGGAGTCACTGTCGCAAGAGTATTACACCTTCACAATGAACTTACCGGAGCGCCTGCTATTTTCTGGACTGAAAAGCGACCTGCCGAAGAACTCTATCATCTTACGACTGATTCCGAAGAGTTGAGTAACCTCGCTCATGATTCTGCCTACACACAGACATTACAAAAAATGAGTAGCGAACTCGATCAGTGGGTTCAACGTACCGACGATAAAGGTCGTATCTCTGAAAGGGACGAATCAGCGGCCGTCAATTCCAGTAACCGTTGGTATCAGGGCAGAATGAAAAAGCGTGGTTTCACGTCTGAGGCTGATCCTGAGATTTACATCAAGTGGTGGAAGAATGAGCTCGGTATTGAGTAG
- a CDS encoding alpha-ketoglutarate-dependent dioxygenase AlkB has translation MNEPELYFRENFLENPNELLDFFREGVDWDERMKARKTASFGISYDYSGITYSQKEMLPELVPICERIQQEIGFLPNNCLMNYYPDGHSTMGFHSDSTDELMEDTGVVIVSLGSSRYISFRSKLDSKIKFKYLLNSGGLLYMQNEIQAQWMHAIPKDPAASERISLTFRWIIK, from the coding sequence ATGAACGAACCAGAACTCTACTTTCGCGAAAATTTCTTGGAAAACCCGAATGAGTTATTAGATTTTTTTCGAGAAGGAGTTGATTGGGACGAGCGAATGAAAGCCCGAAAAACAGCAAGTTTTGGTATTTCGTACGACTATTCGGGCATCACTTATTCCCAGAAGGAAATGTTGCCAGAACTGGTACCGATTTGTGAAAGAATTCAACAGGAAATCGGGTTTTTACCAAATAATTGTCTGATGAATTATTATCCCGATGGCCATTCTACAATGGGTTTCCACTCCGATTCGACAGATGAATTGATGGAGGACACCGGTGTCGTGATCGTATCGCTTGGATCTAGTAGGTATATTTCCTTCCGAAGCAAATTGGATTCAAAGATTAAATTTAAATACTTGTTAAATAGCGGTGGTTTACTTTATATGCAAAACGAAATACAAGCTCAGTGGATGCATGCGATTCCTAAAGATCCTGCCGCGAGTGAGCGAATTAGTTTAACATTTCGATGGATCATCAAGTGA
- a CDS encoding SitI3 family protein: MSVFSSILLGEDANISLDETRELLIETCDLKPILQDDILYLVSKGASIYVAEASEIGKELCEETYGFIPKIRIHYDKVQLDKYAYESYSTLYRLCGVLLKELYCDLVMLSNGELGEILRTDGEVFCNDRDSIPMDYATKILFDEMEIDFTFKKLPRI, translated from the coding sequence ATGTCGGTATTCAGTAGCATTCTACTCGGTGAGGATGCAAACATCTCATTAGATGAAACAAGGGAACTCTTAATCGAAACTTGTGATTTAAAGCCTATACTGCAAGACGATATTTTATACCTGGTTTCGAAAGGCGCGAGTATTTATGTTGCTGAGGCATCTGAAATTGGCAAAGAACTTTGTGAAGAAACTTATGGATTCATACCCAAGATTAGAATTCACTACGATAAAGTTCAACTTGATAAATACGCTTATGAATCCTATTCCACACTCTATCGACTTTGTGGAGTGCTTTTAAAAGAGTTGTATTGCGACTTAGTTATGTTGTCAAATGGTGAACTTGGTGAAATATTAAGAACTGATGGGGAAGTTTTTTGTAATGATCGAGACTCCATACCAATGGATTATGCGACTAAAATTCTGTTTGATGAAATGGAAATTGATTTCACTTTCAAAAAGTTGCCTCGAATCTGA
- a CDS encoding type 1 glutamine amidotransferase has product MSEQLRYLLLQVRNSDDPMREQEVSCFAKALDAQVGQISVFDLLGGPLQEIDLERTDIVLIGGSGHYSAAGEGRWLEVALESLRVVHDTRKPTFASCWGFQAMARAMGGQVVHDLNRAELGVHHVTLTEHGKADPIFGPVGSVLQGLMGHEDTVVELPPGTELLASTERVENQAYRFTDRPIYCTQFHPELDQKSFLNRLRVYPEYVEKIAGLSMEEFRHSIHDTPETMALLKRFVQQIAPIHLEQK; this is encoded by the coding sequence ATGTCTGAACAACTGCGTTATTTATTGCTACAAGTTCGTAATTCTGACGATCCCATGCGAGAACAGGAAGTCTCCTGTTTTGCCAAGGCATTGGATGCACAGGTCGGCCAGATTTCTGTATTTGATCTTCTGGGGGGACCTCTTCAGGAAATCGATTTAGAGCGTACTGATATCGTTCTGATTGGCGGCAGTGGTCATTATTCTGCTGCGGGAGAAGGACGCTGGTTGGAAGTGGCTCTGGAAAGTCTGCGAGTCGTACATGACACCCGTAAGCCGACATTTGCTTCCTGCTGGGGATTCCAGGCTATGGCACGTGCCATGGGTGGGCAGGTCGTTCATGATCTCAACCGAGCAGAGCTGGGTGTTCATCATGTTACTCTGACTGAGCATGGTAAAGCCGATCCGATTTTTGGTCCCGTGGGTTCCGTGCTGCAGGGGCTGATGGGCCATGAAGATACCGTTGTAGAGTTGCCACCGGGAACAGAATTGCTGGCTTCGACAGAACGGGTTGAGAATCAGGCATATCGATTTACAGATCGTCCGATTTATTGCACGCAATTTCATCCGGAATTAGATCAGAAATCGTTTTTGAATCGGCTGCGCGTCTATCCTGAATATGTTGAAAAAATTGCGGGGCTCTCAATGGAAGAGTTTCGGCATTCAATTCATGATACACCAGAGACCATGGCCTTATTAAAACGTTTTGTTCAACAAATTGCGCCGATCCACTTAGAACAAAAATAA
- a CDS encoding OmpP1/FadL family transporter has translation MRHKLISLIALLAFCSVADIQEAQAQLFGDEANNTLMPASGGMAGTSIAEPQDLTSAINGNPASLTQFQDTQFLFGVAWAEPTFHLTQSKQIPGLVDPFSAKSSGVGMLAGNIGVTQEFTLMERPATFGLGFVSTTGGNFDFRHVDQSKGTDTSAVIVNLPVTVGVDLTDRVSVGAGMSLGVAMFDPPFFGAMSIAYGLRGTVGANYKLTEQTTLGAYYQTEQAFKFNNIIVIDSLPPPFDGGHDLDMEMPQNIGFGLANRSFAGGRLLLAVDVLLKVWDEAEMYRGFYDDQWVIQLGAQYSTGRYRLRAGYAWAENPLDPTPDVVVGGFELPGDVPFVRYNQALVANTSQHRLAVGIGISDVVPGVDFDIMAGGMFRDSEQLGASTATSISSYWIGAGLTWRFGSNS, from the coding sequence ATGAGACATAAGCTCATATCTCTGATCGCTTTGTTGGCGTTCTGTTCTGTGGCCGACATTCAAGAAGCGCAGGCGCAACTGTTTGGTGATGAGGCTAACAACACGTTGATGCCCGCTTCGGGAGGGATGGCTGGTACCAGTATCGCCGAGCCGCAGGACCTCACTTCCGCGATCAATGGTAATCCCGCCTCGTTGACCCAGTTTCAAGACACACAATTTCTCTTTGGTGTGGCCTGGGCCGAACCAACGTTTCATTTGACTCAGTCTAAGCAAATCCCGGGACTGGTTGATCCGTTTTCAGCGAAGTCTTCTGGAGTGGGAATGCTGGCAGGAAATATTGGTGTCACTCAGGAATTCACTTTAATGGAGCGGCCCGCTACTTTCGGGCTCGGTTTCGTTTCGACCACTGGGGGTAATTTTGATTTTAGGCACGTCGACCAAAGTAAAGGCACAGACACATCCGCCGTAATTGTCAACTTGCCCGTCACCGTGGGCGTCGATCTGACCGATCGCGTATCCGTAGGCGCCGGCATGTCCTTGGGTGTCGCCATGTTCGATCCACCTTTTTTCGGTGCCATGTCGATCGCTTATGGATTGCGCGGAACGGTGGGCGCCAACTACAAATTAACAGAACAGACTACTCTTGGCGCTTATTACCAGACCGAGCAAGCGTTCAAGTTCAATAACATCATCGTCATAGATAGCCTACCTCCGCCATTCGACGGCGGACATGACCTGGACATGGAAATGCCCCAAAACATCGGATTTGGTTTAGCCAATCGTTCATTCGCCGGCGGCCGGCTGTTGTTGGCAGTCGACGTGCTTCTCAAGGTGTGGGATGAAGCCGAAATGTACCGTGGCTTCTATGACGATCAGTGGGTAATTCAACTCGGCGCCCAATATTCGACAGGCCGATACCGTCTGCGGGCCGGATACGCGTGGGCCGAAAACCCGCTCGATCCTACACCCGACGTCGTGGTCGGGGGGTTCGAACTACCGGGCGACGTCCCTTTTGTGCGTTACAACCAGGCCTTGGTAGCGAACACCAGTCAGCACCGTCTGGCAGTAGGAATCGGCATTAGCGATGTCGTGCCTGGGGTCGACTTTGATATCATGGCAGGCGGAATGTTTCGCGACTCGGAACAGCTTGGCGCCTCGACAGCGACCTCAATTTCGAGTTATTGGATCGGGGCCGGGCTAACGTGGCGTTTTGGTAGCAACAGTTGA
- a CDS encoding SDR family oxidoreductase has product MTGATGYVGGRLVPELLKRGYRVRCLAREPRKLEERSWCDNPNVEIARSDLSDVAELTAQIRDCSAAYYLIHSMIASGRTYADRDSQLAHNFARAAAEAQIERIIYLGGLGELGEGLSQHLCSRREVEVALGSCGVSVTTLRAAMIIGSGSASFEILRYLVERLPVMITPRWVQTESQPVSIVDVLYWLVECLHVTETSGRSLEIGGPDVITYRELMHIMAQELGLRRRLIIGVPVLTPRLSSAWISLITPVSYRIARPLSDGLRNRVVVNDDTTQTLMPHQSLGVRESIHRAIAKTLEGKVPTRWSAAGPIPGDPNWAGGKVYVDQRSIEIEAQPSDVFAAVCRVGGGHGWYSGDILWRIRGLMDQIVGGPGLRRGRRDPEEVEFGEALDFWRVVGIERGKSLLLHAEMKLPGTAQLEFCMEPVEDNNRFTRLTMTARFRPRGLLGILYWYTVVPLHNIVFGGMLRGIKRAAKSLEMSQEV; this is encoded by the coding sequence GTGACTGGGGCGACAGGTTATGTGGGGGGCCGGCTGGTTCCGGAGCTCCTCAAGCGAGGTTATCGTGTTCGTTGCCTTGCGCGCGAACCACGTAAGCTTGAAGAACGGTCCTGGTGCGACAACCCGAATGTAGAGATTGCTCGCAGCGATCTAAGCGATGTGGCCGAGCTCACCGCTCAGATTCGCGACTGTTCAGCGGCTTATTATTTGATTCATTCGATGATCGCCTCAGGTCGTACGTACGCAGACCGCGATTCCCAACTTGCCCATAACTTTGCCAGAGCAGCCGCAGAGGCTCAAATTGAGAGAATCATCTACCTGGGTGGCTTAGGTGAACTTGGCGAGGGTTTGAGTCAACACCTTTGCTCGCGCCGCGAAGTGGAAGTGGCTTTGGGGTCGTGCGGAGTTTCGGTGACAACTCTGCGAGCTGCCATGATTATCGGCTCCGGGTCTGCGTCATTCGAGATACTCCGCTACTTGGTCGAACGACTTCCCGTGATGATCACACCCCGTTGGGTACAAACAGAATCTCAACCAGTGTCCATTGTTGATGTATTGTACTGGCTGGTCGAGTGTCTGCACGTAACTGAGACAAGCGGTCGCAGCCTGGAAATTGGTGGACCCGATGTGATCACCTATCGCGAGCTAATGCACATCATGGCTCAAGAGTTGGGACTTCGACGACGGCTGATTATCGGTGTCCCCGTGCTAACCCCGCGATTGAGCTCGGCGTGGATCAGCCTCATCACGCCAGTTTCATATCGCATCGCTCGTCCGCTCTCCGATGGCCTGCGCAATCGAGTTGTCGTCAATGACGACACCACACAGACACTAATGCCTCATCAATCGCTCGGGGTGCGTGAGTCTATTCACCGTGCGATTGCAAAGACCCTGGAGGGGAAGGTACCAACACGGTGGTCCGCAGCCGGACCGATTCCTGGCGATCCGAATTGGGCTGGTGGCAAGGTCTATGTCGATCAAAGGTCGATCGAGATTGAAGCGCAGCCGTCCGATGTGTTTGCCGCGGTCTGCCGTGTTGGCGGCGGTCATGGCTGGTACTCGGGGGACATCTTGTGGCGGATCCGGGGATTGATGGACCAAATCGTTGGAGGTCCTGGGCTTCGACGAGGCCGACGCGATCCTGAGGAAGTAGAATTTGGCGAAGCTCTCGACTTCTGGCGCGTGGTCGGGATCGAACGCGGCAAGTCGCTGCTGCTTCATGCCGAAATGAAATTACCAGGAACCGCTCAACTGGAGTTCTGCATGGAACCAGTGGAAGATAACAACCGTTTCACGCGACTCACAATGACTGCACGATTTCGTCCAAGAGGTCTACTAGGTATCCTTTATTGGTATACCGTGGTTCCATTACATAACATCGTTTTTGGCGGTATGTTGAGAGGGATTAAACGTGCCGCCAAGTCTCTTGAGATGAGTCAAGAGGTATGA
- a CDS encoding YybH family protein gives MNQDEQAIRRWFDDWMKATIEGELELARSLIADDAIFLVPGAGQMDKESFAAAATATDPNTDFELDCSIQEIQIFGDHACLLSTITLKMTDKVTKSQSLMKGDALSVLKRQGDGWVVIRDANTMVPVKSD, from the coding sequence ATGAATCAGGATGAACAAGCCATCCGCCGTTGGTTCGATGATTGGATGAAGGCCACAATAGAAGGTGAACTCGAACTCGCGAGGAGTTTAATTGCAGACGATGCAATTTTCCTTGTGCCAGGTGCAGGGCAAATGGACAAGGAGAGTTTCGCCGCTGCTGCGACCGCAACGGATCCCAACACTGATTTTGAACTTGATTGCTCGATTCAGGAAATCCAGATATTTGGCGACCATGCTTGTCTCCTATCGACGATTACTCTCAAAATGACAGATAAAGTCACCAAGTCGCAATCATTGATGAAGGGCGATGCGCTTTCCGTATTGAAAAGACAAGGAGATGGCTGGGTCGTCATTCGAGACGCCAACACAATGGTTCCTGTAAAGTCAGATTGA